The Candidatus Melainabacteria bacterium genome includes the window ATTTAGTATCACCCTGCAACTCTCGAGCCAAACCCCAAAGTGCATATGAATGACAAATTTCACCCATGTATTCCTGACGTCGAGGCAACATATTGATTGAATCGCGCAAGGTAACTTCCGCCTGATCCGGAGCGTTGCGCGCAATCTGCATGAAGCCCAAATAGCTTTCCACCTTACCTAAGCGAGCCGTATCTCCGATGAATTTGCGCGACGCCCTCTGCAGACGCTCCAGTTGCTTCTCGGCATTTGCATACTGACCACGCAAGATCGCTGCCACAACTGTGTTGTAACGCTCGTCGAACTCAATCACAGTAGAAGAAGATGAATCGATATCAGCTTGAAGTTCAGCGGCGAGGGCATGATCGCCAGTCTTTTCAAGCACGTTGACATAATTTTGGTTCACAACTTCGGCAATCGATGGGGGTTCGACTATTTTGCTGCCCAACGCGATTGCCCTGGCGTAAGCATGCTTGGCTTCCATGTCTTTATGCTGCTGCACAAGAACGTCACCCAGTGACGCAAGAGCCTCATACTCCCTTTCATTCACTACAGACTGATCGAAACGCGGACTCGCTGATTTTCCAGGCAGTCCATCATAATAATCGACAGCAAGCTGCAAGTTTTGCGCCGCAGTGTCCAATTTGCCCTGAGCGATCTGCGCTCTCGACAATTCCCGCAGCATCAGTGGATATTGAAGTGCATTGGCACTATTTTTTGCCAGGTCAGCAGCCGCCTGGTAGAAATGCTCTGCTTGAGAAAATTGATTCGATTGCAAACTCTTCGATCCCAATTGAGCCTGCTCTTTGCACTTCTGCTCGTAATCCGTAGAGCATGAGCACAAAATCGTCGCCACAACAGCGGTACCGATACACGTCCTGAGCATCGTGAAGCATTTAATAGGCTTGGAAGTGGTGAACATTGCTACTTGCGACGTTTTGATTTCTTCGGCGCAGCGCTGTTTTTCACCCCACCCCGGACTTTTGCTTTCGAAGTGCGGGGCTTCTTTTTAGAGTCTTCATCAGCCGGCTCTTCTTCCGCAGCATCGAGATCCTCTGCAACCGCTTCTGATGTTTTCTTGCCGGTTTTCTTCTTCGAATCCTTCTTGACCGATACAGGCTCTTCTTTTTCTTCTTCCTGTACTTCCGCTTCGGCTTCTTCCACCTTCTCTTCTTCTTTCAGCGCCTCTGCTTGCTCGGCTTCTTCTACCTTCTCTTCTTCTTTCAGCGCCTCTGCTTTCTCGACTTCTTCCACCTTCTCTTCTTCTTTCAGCGCCTCTGCTTGCTCGGCTTCTTCCACCTTCTCTTCTTCTTTCAGCGCCTCGGCTTGCTCGGCTTCTTCCGCCTTCTCTTCTTCTTTCAGCGCCTCTGCTTGCTCGGCTTCTTCCGCCTTCTCTTCTTTCAGCGCTTCCGCTTTCTCAGCTTCATCCGCTTTCTCTTCTTTCGGCACTTCCGCTTGGGTTTTCGAAGTGTAAGCGGCATACTCGCTGCTTGCCTCAGCTGAAACAACAGCAATATTCTGGGCACTAGAGTCCTCAGTCGCCGCAGGGCTTTCGACAGCTTCCTCTTTGTCGCTCATGACTGCCAGCTCTCCGGTTGACGGAACAAAGACAGCCTGCAGAGAATTAAAAGTAGTCGAATTACGCTTCCGAGCAGCCTTCTTATCTATCTCAATAGCAGCCGCGGAGCTATCAGCAGCGGTGGTCAAGTCGGACGAAGGTCCTGTACTTGCAGCCAAGTTTGCATCCGCATGGTTCTCCGCAACGGGACCCGACCAGGCGGAAGACGTTTGATTATCGGATGATGGGTTCTCCTGATTTGCCGCGTTAACAGGAAAAACGGGCTGGTTGGGACTGGACGATTTAGCAACCGCAGGCGTACCAGTTCTTGAGGGCGGCGAAAAACCAGTCGAGGGAGAGACTTCTCGATTCTGGGGTGGGGTCGGAGCCGCCAGTGGTGTCACAGGCGGTGCAGCAACCGGAGCGGGCGTCGCGGCGGTAGTCGTATTTTCGACCCCCGAAAGTTTCTCAAACACCTCGCTCAAGGAAGAAACCTTTTTACCACCGATTACTGTCTGTGGACGGTCAGCCTCAACCGGCTGCGACTGAGCCATCGCAGCTGGTTCAACTGTCGGGGTTACCGCCGGAGCTGGTGAAGCCGCGGGTATGTCCTTCGGTGTCTCCATTTGCGGGTCAGTGCGCTTGGCTATCTTAAGACGCTCTCGTCCATAGCCAAAGGCAATAGGCGGAGTATCATCCTGCGCCACCGCTGCCGGCGGTGCATTTACAACCGGAGCAGCGTCTTTCTGCGTAGACTTGGGCTCTTCCGCGAAATCGTCAGGTTCGAAAATATCCACGGTGCGAGAGACATCGCCAACATAAAAGCTCTCGTCCACTTCGTCATCAAACATCATCTGCAGATTGGCCGACACGGTCACGGCTAACTCCAGATTGACGGATTCAAGCGCCTCATGAATCTCGGCACCATCTTTGATATCACCAAGAACGGCCAGTGCCTCTCCCGAAGTCAATTCGTTAGAGCCCAGAGCATCCGCGCAAATAGAGGCGGCCATAATTGTTCGGGCATCCGCCAGACCCAACATTTTCAACAATTTAACGGCCTTAGATTCATCCTTCAGGGCGTTGCTGATTGATTCAATAATGTCTTCTCGATCGAAATACGATGCTTCAATCAACAGCTCTACTAAAAGATGGAACTGCTCGTTTTCGCTGGAGGAATCATCACGCTCTGGCTCTTGCTGAGATTCCTTCTCTTTTTCCGGCTCCTTCTCAGCGCGAGGTTCTTTGGAAGTCTTTTCTCCTGCTGCGATCACTTCAGCAGCAGGTTCGAAGTCCGGAACCGGCTGTTCAAATGTCTCAGCGAGAAGCTCGGCAGATTTCTTACCATCGAATGTTTTAGCGTAAGTTCCCTGCACAACCTCTTCGGGATGACGCAATCTAGCCTCGTCAGCAGCCACAGAAAGGGGCGGCGTAGTGGGCTCGACATCGTTAGGGTCGAAGCTTTGCGACTGCACGAACGCAGACCAGGATGCCGCCTGCTGCTCCTTAGGTACAGCCTGAGTGGAACTTTCCGACACAGGATTGCGCTGTTGAAACATCGACAAAACATCGTGAATGGAAAGGGGCGCAGGAGACGGAGACGCCTGCGGGGTCTGAGAAGACGGCTGTGATGGCGACGATGGAGCTTGAAGTTGCGGGTAGCCCGCCGGCGGAGAAGATTGGGTTTGCTGCGGATAACCGGTCGGTTGAGACTGCTGCGGGTATGGTTGTGGAGTTTGTGGAGGCTGCGGATAGCCCTGCGGCGGCGTGGGCTGCGGAGACTGCTGGTAGCCCTGCGGCGGCGTCTGGGGAGGCTGCTGGTAACCCGGCGGTGGGGTGGGCGGCGCAGGCTGTTGGTAGCCCTGAAGCGGCGCCGGAGAAGGCTGCGGAAATCCCTGCGGAGCCGACGGCGCATTCTGATACGCCTGTGGTGGAACTGGTTGCAGGTGAGGCGCCGAAGCCCCCGATTGCGTAGCCTGTTGCTGATAGGCCGGGGGCGAAGCCGGTTGCGAAGGCTGCTGATATTGCTGCTGCGATGCTGGTTGCGGTTGCGAAGGCTGCTGATATTGCTGCTGCGATGCTGGTTGCGGTTGCGGAGGCAGATGATTCTGCTGAGGAGGCTGAGCCTGCTGCTGAGGCTGATAACTCTCATAAGCATGCATCAATTCCTGTGATACGAATACCGGTGACGGCTCTTGCGCCCGAACCGGAGCTGGTGAGACGGGCACGTCGGTACCAGACTGCAGCCCCCGCTGCCAGTTGTGATGATTCTTGCGAATCTCATTGATGGCTTGTTCTTGCTGAACGTTTCCGGCGCTTATATCGGCCAACATAACGTTTAAAACGGGAATAAGCGATGACGAAATAGCATGTTCACGCACCAACAACTCGCCCAGTGAGACACTGGTGGCCAGGCTGGTCATCAAAGCCTGTTCAAGCAACTCGCCTGGAATGATGGCGGCATCGGCCAGAAGTTCAGCCATCTCAACACTTGCAGTTCCATATTTAGGAACCACGTTGAGCGCTTCCAGAGCATTTTCGAAGGGCATCTGATGTTGAGAAGCCAGCGCCAGTGCCCGACACGCGACATCTACAGTCAACAACTCCTCGCGAATCAGCTGTTGAGCCACAAGCGCACAGTCTAGGTCGTGCTCGGACAGACAACCAGACATGATCAAAACCTGCCCGAATTGCAGATTCATATGTTTGGCCAGCTTCTCGGCTTCGGACAGATCGACTCCTGTAACTATGCCGGCACGAACAAGCAATTCGCCTATTTTGATGACAATATCGTTCACGGTTCCCACAAACTCCCAGCAGCTATAGACCATATACACCGCAATCACAAAAATTGAACGTGCAGAAAAAATTTCTGCGCAATGGCGCACAGCTTGATTCTCAACCCGACCCAAACGCAGCTACTAATGCTGATAGGTGCAGGATTTGCCGGGTGAGATTAATAAATCTACTGGGTAAGTCAAAATTGACTCTACAATATCGAGTCTGCATATCCAGGACGAGTCCGCATGTCGTTATACGATTCCTTCGAGCAAACACAACCGGGTCAGGCCGCAACAACGGTGACCCTGCAGAAAATGTCAGCCGTTCCCTCTGTCACAGATCTTATGTTGGCGCTATCAACAGCGCAGCAAAACCAAACCAACATCGTCGAACTTCCCTGGAAATCAAACAATAATCCAAACAATTACATAATCAAAGTGACATGCAGCATAAACGCTGAGGAACCCACGTGGTTCCTGCACCTTGGCGGTGACGAAGATCAACCCGTGCTCTGGAACTACGAAACAGTCGACGCCACTCTAATCCACACTCTCGTATTGGCAGAATGCGAGCGCACCAAATATACAGCACCGATTGAACAAGAACCTGCAGGCTTGGAGCTGCCGCTGCCCGATCTGAGCGCTAACAACGCTCCCTACCTGCCGCGCGAGCACGAACAACACCTTCCCACGACTCATGGCAGGACGGAAGTGAACACCAGTCTCGAGTGGAGCGATCAAATGGCGCCGTCAGCAAGTGGATACAGCCTACCTCCAGGTAACACAGGTCAGCCGGCGGCGAACTATCAAGCCGGGCCGCCGCCACCGACGGTTGCACTTCAACCAGCGCCCGGCCCAGCCAATCTGCAATACACAGCCAATACACAAACTCCATCAAGTGAATTTCCGATGACAAATGAAGAGCTTTCCAGACAGAGTGTAGCGACAGCACCAAGACCACTTCCCGCTCCAGTCGATCTGGACCGCTCGGCTGTAGACAGCATTTACAAGAGTTTCACCAATCCGGATACCGGCTTCATTTCGCACGGTGCCTTCCTCTTCTTCCTGGTCAATGAATTCAACCGGTTTCAAAAAGATCCCAAGCCACTATCAGTAGTGCGCTTGGATCTTTGCATCAGGCCGATGAGCCCGGAAAGTACAATCACGCCGGTGCCACAAAAGACTTTGCAAGAAGCCGGAAAGCGAATTTTTTCAGTAATGCGCCCGCTTGACTGGGCCGCCCATTACGAACAGGAATTTGCCCTCCTGATGCCATTCACAACGCGAGCTGAAGCCGGTCAACTAGCACAGCGCATCGCCCACGCTCTCACCCAGTCACCGCTCGTGCCAGGGCTCGACCCAAAAATGCTGGGAATCTCGATGGGTGTGGCTTCTATGCCTGAAGATTGCACACACCCGGGCATTCTGCTGGCAGCCGCTCAGGAGGCAAAAACCAGAGCTCGTAAAGCTGGCGTACCTGTTATGCTCTTTAATGACGGCATCTGAACAGAGTACACAAATTCTGCACATCACCAGGATAAGATGCCCTTGAGCTTGTCATGGCATCACTGAACTCTCATTCCTATTCTTGCCCGGGACAAATCAGCCCGAGGTCTATCAAGGTCCCATGTTTCCCATCGCCCGGAATTTCGTCGTCGCCCTGAGCATCGGCATTTTGCCCTGTTTTCTTAGCGGCTGCGAGACCAGTCAATCGCACCCGATTGCCGCAGCACAACCTCCGGCGCAAGTACTGAAAAATGGCGACGAAATCATCGACCTCTCCACCGACGCCCAAAAGCTCGCGGGCATGGAGTACGGCACAACCGAAAACCAAATTCTCAATCTGTCAGTCAAATGCAACGGAGAAGTTCTTGCCGACTCGAACCTGATGCGACATGTGACAACGCCTGTGACCGGGCGCGTAGAAGAAGTACTGGTGCGCACAGGCGACCATATAGAGGAGGGCAAGCCGCTTCTCAATATTCGCAGTACTGACATCGAGCAACTGGAATCAGATTTATTGCAAAATGAGGGGCAAGTGCGCGCCGACTTGAAGCGAGACCTTCTGCAGATAGATTCCGATCTGGCTACCACTCAAGAGGGTCTGAAACTTTCAGAAAGCACCTTCAATCGTTTGAAAAACCTCGTGGAAGAAAAAATTGCCTCCCAGGCGGATTTCGAGGCCGCACGGACGGCGCTGGAAAAAGATCGCATCAATCTGGAATCACTGAAACGAAAGCGCGATGCCACCATTACTCTGTCAAACGAGCGCATGCGCTTGATCACCGAGCCCATCAAACAAAAGCTGCGCTTACTGGGAGTGACTCTATCCGAGCTCGATAAGCTGCTGAAAACCCGCCAGATCGACCCGGTCGTGCCGGTACTGGCGCCGGAAAGCGGAATCATCTCGGAGCGACTGGTCAACGTTGGCGAGCTTGTCGATCCTACCAAACCCTTGTTTACGATCGGCGACTTCCACGATGTCTGGCTCAAGGCCGATGTCTACGAACAAGATGTTTCCAAAGTACAC containing:
- a CDS encoding diguanylate cyclase, whose amino-acid sequence is MSLYDSFEQTQPGQAATTVTLQKMSAVPSVTDLMLALSTAQQNQTNIVELPWKSNNNPNNYIIKVTCSINAEEPTWFLHLGGDEDQPVLWNYETVDATLIHTLVLAECERTKYTAPIEQEPAGLELPLPDLSANNAPYLPREHEQHLPTTHGRTEVNTSLEWSDQMAPSASGYSLPPGNTGQPAANYQAGPPPPTVALQPAPGPANLQYTANTQTPSSEFPMTNEELSRQSVATAPRPLPAPVDLDRSAVDSIYKSFTNPDTGFISHGAFLFFLVNEFNRFQKDPKPLSVVRLDLCIRPMSPESTITPVPQKTLQEAGKRIFSVMRPLDWAAHYEQEFALLMPFTTRAEAGQLAQRIAHALTQSPLVPGLDPKMLGISMGVASMPEDCTHPGILLAAAQEAKTRARKAGVPVMLFNDGI
- a CDS encoding efflux RND transporter periplasmic adaptor subunit; the encoded protein is MFPIARNFVVALSIGILPCFLSGCETSQSHPIAAAQPPAQVLKNGDEIIDLSTDAQKLAGMEYGTTENQILNLSVKCNGEVLADSNLMRHVTTPVTGRVEEVLVRTGDHIEEGKPLLNIRSTDIEQLESDLLQNEGQVRADLKRDLLQIDSDLATTQEGLKLSESTFNRLKNLVEEKIASQADFEAARTALEKDRINLESLKRKRDATITLSNERMRLITEPIKQKLRLLGVTLSELDKLLKTRQIDPVVPVLAPESGIISERLVNVGELVDPTKPLFTIGDFHDVWLKADVYEQDVSKVHEGQPIELEVDSFPGHKFAGRLNFVADSLTPENRTLAVRAEVPNPGLMLKPKMFARMRILIGDHRVLTIPKDAVQDAGTEKVVYLPLSQGKFEERKVKLGVECGKFVEVLSGIRPGEKVVTKGSFDLRAESLRESG